Proteins encoded by one window of Synechococcus sp. WH 7805:
- a CDS encoding quinone-dependent dihydroorotate dehydrogenase codes for MAQSSSSGALSTAGFYRRWLGPVLANDEGLDAEQLSRAALQALAQLSLRRRWPGVSGVLEGISTELQRKDLRLEQVLFGCRFSNPVGLAAGFDKNGVAAGVWDRFGFGFAEVGTVTWHGQPGNPRPRLFRLAQERAALNRMGFNNGGAEVLRRTLLRQALPARGQRPAVLGINFGKSKITPLDQAADDYASSLELLAPQADYAVINVSSPNTPGLRDLQDASQLRRLVERLRRLAGCPPLLVKIAPDLEDDAIDGLARLAYEEGLAGVIAVNTSLDRLGLEQRVLAQTGRSLAEEAGGLSGDPLRRRALEVLRRLRATAGPALPLVGVGGISTPEAAWERITAGASLVQLYTGWIYEGPDLVPRVLDGLLLQLDRHGFRHISEAVGSGAPWR; via the coding sequence ATGGCCCAGTCGTCATCGTCCGGGGCGTTGTCCACCGCAGGTTTCTATCGCCGCTGGCTGGGCCCTGTGCTTGCCAACGATGAGGGCCTTGATGCCGAACAGCTCAGTCGTGCGGCCCTGCAGGCTCTCGCCCAGCTCAGCCTCAGGCGTCGATGGCCAGGGGTCTCGGGAGTACTGGAGGGGATCAGTACAGAGCTTCAACGCAAAGATTTGCGCCTGGAACAGGTGCTGTTCGGCTGCCGCTTCAGCAATCCAGTGGGTCTGGCGGCTGGTTTCGACAAGAACGGTGTTGCCGCCGGGGTGTGGGATCGCTTCGGGTTTGGCTTTGCAGAAGTGGGAACCGTCACCTGGCACGGGCAACCAGGCAATCCGCGGCCGCGGCTGTTCCGGCTGGCCCAGGAGCGGGCCGCTTTGAATCGCATGGGATTCAACAATGGTGGTGCTGAGGTGCTGCGCCGCACCCTGTTGCGTCAAGCTCTGCCGGCCCGCGGTCAGCGCCCCGCGGTGCTGGGGATCAATTTCGGCAAGTCCAAAATCACGCCCCTCGATCAGGCTGCCGACGACTATGCGTCGTCGTTGGAGCTGCTGGCACCCCAGGCGGATTACGCCGTGATCAATGTCAGTTCTCCGAATACCCCAGGCCTGAGGGATTTGCAGGACGCCTCGCAACTACGGCGCCTGGTGGAGCGTCTGCGCCGTTTGGCCGGCTGCCCGCCCCTGCTTGTGAAGATCGCCCCCGATCTGGAGGATGACGCCATTGATGGTCTGGCTCGCCTTGCCTATGAGGAGGGACTTGCGGGGGTGATCGCCGTGAACACGAGCCTGGATCGTCTCGGTCTGGAGCAGCGTGTGCTCGCTCAGACCGGGCGCTCCCTGGCGGAGGAGGCTGGTGGCCTCAGCGGCGATCCCTTGCGTCGACGGGCTTTGGAAGTGTTGCGGCGGCTACGCGCCACCGCTGGACCCGCGCTTCCCCTGGTCGGTGTGGGTGGAATCAGCACGCCGGAAGCGGCCTGGGAGCGGATCACGGCTGGTGCGTCCCTGGTCCAGCTGTACACGGGTTGGATTTATGAAGGCCCCGATCTGGTGCCCCGGGTTTTGGATGGACTGCTGCTGCAGCTGGACCGCCATGGATTCCGCCACATCAGTGAGGCTGTGGGGAGCGGCGCCCCTTGGCGCTAG
- a CDS encoding PilN domain-containing protein produces MSLQQQRLPDLLRERRLEFGLHQDSPPLMPKGPLLLRGALLGGAAVGLALVSVVALGWIESSQRRELETLLPFETQVRSLEGQIKSNKSKISSLKKDTLQIAEQLVAVPAGSPLLEQLRRVTPAGIQLEDVSVQNDRIKISGKAAVGTTPGPLERINALAITLARLPISKPDGVKVLKLTRDDGDTPVVNFSLDWGLDPKAGPSIKQLEALGADGLAERYRLLEQQGVPL; encoded by the coding sequence ATGAGCCTCCAGCAGCAGCGTTTGCCAGATCTGTTGCGCGAACGGCGCCTGGAGTTTGGTCTCCACCAGGACTCCCCACCGTTGATGCCCAAGGGGCCTCTGTTGCTGCGGGGTGCGTTGTTGGGGGGGGCGGCCGTTGGTTTGGCGTTGGTTTCTGTGGTGGCCCTGGGATGGATTGAGTCCAGTCAGCGGCGAGAGCTGGAGACGCTGCTGCCTTTTGAAACTCAGGTCCGCTCGCTTGAAGGCCAGATCAAGAGCAACAAAAGCAAGATCTCCTCTCTGAAAAAAGACACGCTTCAGATCGCGGAGCAACTCGTGGCGGTCCCCGCAGGATCGCCCTTATTGGAGCAGTTGCGGCGTGTCACTCCTGCCGGCATCCAGCTGGAGGACGTGTCGGTTCAAAACGACCGGATCAAGATTTCTGGCAAGGCTGCCGTGGGAACCACTCCGGGGCCTCTGGAGCGCATCAATGCTCTGGCCATCACCTTGGCGCGCCTGCCCATCTCCAAGCCGGACGGTGTGAAGGTGCTCAAGCTCACCCGTGATGATGGTGACACCCCGGTGGTGAACTTCAGTCTCGACTGGGGGCTTGATCCCAAAGCGGGACCGTCGATCAAGCAGTTGGAGGCTCTGGGGGCCGATGGACTGGCAGAGCGCTACCGGCTGCTCGAGCAGCAGGGGGTGCCGTTGTGA
- a CDS encoding type II secretion system protein GspD yields MRFSPSRLTALVLMAGLSAADVGGLDGLMKNVSRQVQAQGALALRIRRGPSGVEVVVEGVGAQPVLQQRLNGGVWEGRLQTQGQPGVRNGGQQLADPGASLAKVAISGSGQTYQLEVVPVPGQTLQEPVVSADGRNLILQFNGLTTAPTLQTGRLDLNTPGSVPQARYAPPLRPRAVAPPLGDMAVGTMVLQNRSFVNVSGPPVTLTLNNAPAKDALMALARLGGYGFVYVGDNSAASGSEEPSSVAPVSMAFQNESYARALNGVLLASGLQGKLDGRTLLVGKSAASKTFGPQISKVIRLNQVKAQSAAQYLGNLGATYNRANSITTTRGEPASVGTAQLSNSTSQQSSTTLLSESFGSSSGPLRGLVVTIDLRLQTVTLVGDSQLVAVAEGYLKQIDLRQRQVALSVRILDIALDNDSQISNSFAFRSGNAFIVSDQGQLLANFGAFKPPSSPQGGLPGQFGAAEGTTPLSGTGALREENAFLDQPQAPFPFPGSPTVPGGTFRPGFGTNQNPLQPGVSEVDEEGKITFESPTRFQYPANQFFDFLRAQIQSSSTKVLASPTLIIQEGDDESLGSDDRSISSDGKVGRSRSNEALVSVGTRLVTSYRVRQDDNANIFCEPVFKNAGLTFGARVDRIDDNGFVTFSLSPEVSAETGIRVIENCGNISLINSRELDTGKIRVRDGQTLVLTGVIQDSDVQAVTKWPILGDIPFIGQFFRSSGGSRTKRELVILVTPRIIDDTQGGNYGYGYRPSLPAARQVMSGS; encoded by the coding sequence ATGCGATTTTCTCCTTCCCGGTTGACGGCCCTCGTGTTGATGGCTGGCCTCTCGGCTGCCGATGTGGGGGGACTCGATGGGTTGATGAAGAATGTCTCCCGTCAGGTTCAGGCGCAGGGTGCCCTGGCGTTGCGCATCCGCCGTGGCCCAAGCGGTGTGGAGGTGGTGGTTGAGGGTGTTGGTGCCCAGCCGGTGCTGCAGCAGCGCCTCAACGGCGGGGTGTGGGAGGGGCGTCTACAGACCCAGGGTCAGCCGGGGGTGCGCAATGGTGGCCAGCAACTGGCCGATCCAGGCGCGAGCCTGGCCAAGGTGGCGATCAGTGGGTCGGGGCAGACCTACCAATTGGAAGTGGTGCCGGTGCCGGGGCAGACGCTGCAGGAACCGGTGGTGAGTGCGGATGGCAGAAATCTGATTCTTCAGTTCAACGGTCTGACCACAGCGCCCACCCTGCAGACGGGGCGCCTGGATCTGAACACCCCGGGCAGTGTGCCCCAGGCGCGTTACGCCCCACCCCTGCGCCCCCGTGCTGTTGCCCCACCGCTGGGCGATATGGCCGTGGGCACGATGGTGCTGCAGAACCGCAGCTTCGTGAATGTGAGTGGACCGCCGGTGACGCTCACTTTGAATAATGCCCCGGCGAAAGATGCCTTGATGGCATTGGCGCGCTTAGGGGGGTATGGGTTTGTGTATGTGGGGGATAACTCGGCAGCCAGTGGTTCAGAGGAGCCGTCGTCGGTAGCCCCGGTGTCGATGGCGTTCCAGAACGAGAGTTATGCCCGTGCCCTGAATGGTGTGCTGCTGGCTTCAGGTTTGCAAGGCAAGTTGGACGGCCGCACGTTGCTGGTGGGAAAATCAGCTGCGTCTAAAACTTTTGGGCCGCAGATTTCCAAGGTGATTCGGTTGAATCAGGTAAAAGCTCAATCAGCTGCGCAATATCTGGGTAATCTCGGTGCCACGTATAACCGCGCGAACTCGATCACGACAACGAGAGGTGAACCTGCTTCAGTCGGGACAGCGCAGCTCAGTAATTCCACATCTCAGCAATCCTCCACAACCCTCTTGAGCGAGAGTTTCGGGTCGTCGTCTGGACCCTTGCGCGGCTTGGTGGTGACCATTGATTTAAGGCTGCAGACGGTGACCTTGGTGGGTGATTCTCAGTTGGTTGCTGTTGCCGAGGGGTATCTCAAGCAAATCGATCTTCGGCAACGACAGGTGGCTTTAAGCGTGCGCATTCTTGATATTGCTTTGGATAATGATTCTCAGATCAGTAATAGTTTTGCTTTCCGCTCTGGCAACGCTTTTATCGTCAGCGATCAAGGTCAATTGCTTGCAAATTTTGGTGCATTCAAGCCGCCTAGTAGTCCACAAGGTGGTCTTCCTGGGCAATTTGGTGCAGCGGAAGGTACGACGCCCTTGTCTGGGACCGGGGCGTTGCGGGAAGAGAATGCCTTTTTGGATCAGCCCCAAGCTCCCTTCCCTTTCCCAGGTTCACCAACTGTGCCCGGTGGTACTTTTCGGCCTGGGTTTGGAACCAATCAAAATCCGCTTCAGCCTGGTGTGAGTGAGGTTGATGAAGAGGGTAAGATTACTTTTGAGTCTCCCACGCGATTTCAGTATCCAGCTAATCAATTTTTTGATTTTCTGAGAGCTCAGATTCAATCATCTTCGACCAAGGTTTTAGCAAGTCCCACGTTGATTATTCAAGAAGGGGATGATGAAAGTCTTGGGTCCGATGATAGGTCGATTTCTTCTGACGGAAAGGTTGGCCGATCACGCTCCAATGAGGCGCTTGTGTCTGTTGGGACGAGATTGGTGACATCTTATCGGGTTAGGCAGGATGATAATGCGAATATTTTTTGCGAGCCAGTCTTCAAAAATGCCGGCCTTACTTTTGGCGCGCGGGTTGATAGAATAGATGACAATGGCTTTGTTACTTTTTCTTTGTCCCCGGAGGTTTCTGCTGAGACAGGTATACGAGTCATTGAGAATTGTGGGAACATAAGTCTTATCAACAGTCGGGAGCTTGATACCGGCAAGATTCGAGTCCGTGATGGTCAGACTCTTGTTTTGACCGGCGTTATTCAAGATTCAGATGTCCAGGCAGTGACCAAGTGGCCCATCCTTGGCGACATCCCTTTCATTGGGCAATTTTTCAGGAGCTCCGGTGGTAGTCGCACCAAGCGAGAGCTCGTCATTCTCGTGACTCCACGCATCATTGATGACACGCAAGGGGGTAATTATGGATATGGATACCGGCCGAGCCTCCCGGCCGCACGGCAGGTCATGAGCGGCTCCTGA
- a CDS encoding pentapeptide repeat-containing protein, giving the protein MPRSTCRLRWAPWGLMLGTALVVHAEAHANESLINESLIKVLHERSCEGCRLADADLVHADLRDANLRDAKLMRANLGQAQLDGADLRNADLSFTSLRGASLRGADLTGSRLYGTDLRDADLAGATLSPNALEEAHWQGAKGISNGSRSHAALHNAGVEAFQAGHWSEAEQLFSDAIRSNPEEPLSWVARGISRSEQAKDELAAADFRYSAALYQKLGAGAWATKLTSAADSVSKRRFESDAPNEGKGMGGQFLQGAMASLRMLAPIAAKALVPLGLGF; this is encoded by the coding sequence ATGCCTCGATCCACCTGCCGACTTCGCTGGGCACCTTGGGGCCTGATGCTTGGCACCGCGCTGGTGGTCCATGCGGAAGCACACGCCAATGAGTCCCTGATCAATGAGTCCCTGATCAAAGTGCTGCACGAGCGCAGTTGTGAGGGCTGCCGCCTCGCCGATGCCGATCTCGTGCACGCTGATTTGCGCGACGCCAACCTGCGCGACGCCAAATTGATGCGCGCCAACCTGGGCCAGGCCCAACTGGATGGGGCCGACCTCAGAAATGCAGATCTGAGTTTCACCAGCCTGCGCGGTGCCTCCCTGCGCGGGGCCGACCTCACCGGCAGCCGGCTGTACGGCACGGACTTACGGGATGCCGATCTGGCTGGAGCCACATTGAGCCCAAACGCGTTGGAAGAGGCCCACTGGCAAGGAGCGAAGGGGATTTCCAACGGTTCTCGCAGCCATGCTGCGCTTCACAACGCCGGTGTGGAAGCCTTCCAAGCTGGTCACTGGTCTGAAGCGGAACAACTGTTCAGCGATGCGATCCGCAGCAATCCTGAGGAACCCTTGAGCTGGGTGGCCCGAGGCATCAGCCGTAGCGAACAAGCCAAAGATGAGCTTGCGGCTGCTGATTTTCGCTATTCAGCAGCCCTTTATCAAAAGCTTGGAGCAGGAGCCTGGGCCACCAAGCTGACGTCCGCTGCCGATTCAGTGAGCAAGCGTCGCTTTGAGAGCGATGCACCGAACGAAGGGAAGGGGATGGGCGGCCAGTTCCTCCAGGGTGCGATGGCCAGCTTGCGCATGCTGGCGCCGATTGCAGCCAAAGCCTTGGTCCCACTAGGACTGGGGTTCTAA
- a CDS encoding histidinol-phosphate transaminase, with translation MGSRPPTHGGNLSQEAARMGLKPGQLLDASASLVPFRPPSLLLRALERGIRGGALRDYPDRSQNELRGAIAAWHGIDADAVLPGNGAAELFTWAARDAAACGLSGLLEPGFADYRRALACWGGEVQGLPMDLSWSGQGAEPWPVLMDQHAQAQVLWITNPHNPTGQLWSRASLEPLLGRHRLVICDEAFLPLVPEGERQTLIPLVAEYPNLVVIRSLTKLFAVAGLRLGYAIAAPERLQQWSQWRDPWPVNGLALAAGTAVMADQQGLARWQQRVQHWVLKEGAWLQHQLRQLSGLNPRPSSANYLLVQGQASLLALREQVAQRGVLLRDCRSFEGLGERWLRIGLQDRRGNRRILQALRGALRHQPLA, from the coding sequence TTGGGCTCCAGACCACCGACCCATGGCGGCAATCTCAGTCAGGAAGCCGCTCGGATGGGCCTGAAGCCTGGGCAATTGCTGGATGCCAGCGCCTCCCTGGTTCCGTTTCGGCCTCCATCTCTTCTGCTTAGGGCTCTGGAACGAGGCATCCGTGGTGGTGCCTTGCGTGATTATCCAGACCGCAGCCAGAACGAGCTGCGAGGGGCCATTGCGGCCTGGCATGGGATTGATGCTGACGCGGTGCTGCCTGGCAATGGCGCTGCCGAGCTGTTCACCTGGGCGGCCCGTGATGCGGCGGCGTGTGGTCTCAGTGGCTTGCTGGAACCAGGATTTGCTGACTATCGCCGAGCTCTGGCCTGTTGGGGTGGTGAGGTTCAGGGCCTGCCTATGGACCTGAGCTGGTCCGGCCAGGGGGCCGAGCCTTGGCCGGTGCTGATGGATCAGCACGCCCAGGCTCAGGTGCTTTGGATCACCAATCCCCACAACCCCACAGGGCAGCTCTGGAGCCGCGCGTCCCTGGAGCCGCTCTTGGGTCGTCATCGCCTGGTGATCTGCGATGAAGCTTTCCTGCCCCTGGTGCCCGAGGGTGAACGGCAGACGTTGATACCGCTCGTAGCCGAATACCCCAACCTGGTGGTGATCCGCAGCCTCACCAAGCTGTTCGCGGTGGCGGGGTTGCGACTGGGTTATGCCATCGCTGCGCCTGAGCGGTTGCAGCAGTGGAGCCAGTGGCGCGATCCCTGGCCGGTGAATGGTTTGGCGCTCGCCGCTGGCACCGCTGTGATGGCCGACCAACAAGGCTTAGCCCGTTGGCAGCAGCGCGTGCAGCATTGGGTGCTCAAAGAGGGTGCCTGGTTGCAGCACCAGCTGCGCCAGCTCTCTGGCCTCAACCCACGCCCCTCCAGCGCCAACTATCTGCTTGTGCAGGGCCAAGCGTCATTGCTGGCGTTGCGCGAACAGGTGGCCCAGCGTGGCGTGCTGCTGCGCGATTGCCGTTCCTTCGAAGGCCTGGGGGAGCGCTGGCTGAGAATTGGTCTTCAGGATCGCCGCGGCAATCGCCGGATCCTGCAGGCGCTGCGCGGTGCTCTGCGGCATCAGCCCTTGGCGTGA
- a CDS encoding glycosyltransferase: protein MPRLLIAASGTGGHLFPALSVADALPDGWTVRWLGVPDRLETTLVPERYPLTTVKAGGLQGRGLKKVIQLLRLLAASGDVRRLIRRNGIDVVFTTGGYIAAPAILGARWSGVPVVLHESNAIPGRVTRLLGRACTQVAIGLPAAARRIPGCEAIVTGTPVRSSFLQTQTLPDWVPQGPGPLLVVMGGSQGALGLNRMVRPLLPVLLSEGCRVVHLTGSNDPDVNSIEHPRLAERPFSDDIPALLQHADLAISRAGAGSLSELAVSGTPSVLVPFPQAADRHQDANAACAAALGAAVIVHQHTPADTALRQTLWRLLGPRLRGCDSAADPLVSMAKAMRTLAEADADQQLASLLQGLVR from the coding sequence ATGCCCCGGCTTCTGATCGCCGCCAGCGGCACCGGCGGACACCTTTTTCCGGCTTTATCGGTTGCGGATGCACTTCCGGACGGCTGGACCGTGCGCTGGCTCGGGGTACCGGATCGGCTCGAAACCACCCTTGTTCCCGAGCGCTACCCGCTCACCACGGTGAAGGCTGGCGGCTTGCAGGGGCGGGGCTTGAAGAAAGTGATTCAGCTGCTCCGCCTGCTGGCGGCCAGTGGCGACGTTCGCAGGCTGATTCGACGCAACGGCATCGACGTGGTGTTCACAACGGGGGGCTACATCGCCGCCCCTGCCATCCTCGGCGCCCGCTGGAGCGGCGTTCCGGTGGTGCTGCATGAATCCAATGCCATCCCCGGCCGGGTGACCCGGCTGCTGGGACGCGCCTGCACCCAGGTGGCCATCGGTCTGCCAGCCGCCGCCAGGCGCATCCCCGGCTGCGAAGCAATCGTGACGGGAACGCCTGTGCGCAGCAGCTTTCTCCAGACCCAGACACTGCCTGACTGGGTGCCCCAGGGGCCGGGTCCGCTGCTGGTGGTGATGGGCGGCAGCCAAGGCGCGCTGGGGCTGAACCGAATGGTGCGCCCCCTGCTGCCCGTGCTGCTGAGCGAAGGCTGCCGGGTGGTGCATCTCACCGGCAGCAACGATCCCGATGTGAACAGCATCGAACATCCCAGGCTCGCCGAACGACCCTTCAGTGATGACATTCCAGCGCTGCTGCAGCATGCCGATCTGGCCATCAGCCGCGCCGGGGCAGGCAGCTTGAGTGAGCTCGCCGTCAGCGGCACACCGAGCGTGCTGGTGCCGTTTCCCCAGGCCGCGGATCGCCATCAGGATGCCAACGCCGCCTGCGCCGCAGCCCTGGGGGCTGCGGTGATCGTGCATCAACACACTCCCGCCGACACAGCTCTGCGCCAGACCCTCTGGCGGTTACTCGGACCGAGACTGCGAGGTTGTGATTCAGCCGCTGATCCGCTGGTGTCGATGGCCAAAGCGATGCGCACCCTGGCGGAGGCGGATGCTGATCAGCAGCTGGCCTCGTTGCTGCAGGGGCTGGTGAGGTGA
- a CDS encoding NAD(P)-dependent oxidoreductase encodes MTGSDLKAPSRLAFVGLGALGLPMAANLHRAGYHLQVHTRSRFSENDPSLHQGDPATATLCCASPADAVQGCQALMLCVSDDAAVEAVLWGENGAGPALVEGSLVIDCSTISPSTSQRMAQRLAHQGVSYLDTPVTGGTEGAKAGTLTVLCGGSDADLDRAMPVLETIGGSIHHFGAVGSGQQVKAVNQVLVAGSYAAVAEAIALGQHLQLPMQQVVDALRNGAAGSWALEHRSNAMLIDHYPLGFKLALHHKDLGIALHAAAEAGLDLPITQAVQAQEQTLMDAGLGDADVSALRRHLPRV; translated from the coding sequence ATGACCGGATCTGATCTCAAAGCTCCCAGTCGACTCGCCTTTGTAGGCCTGGGCGCCCTTGGCCTACCGATGGCCGCCAACCTGCACCGTGCCGGCTATCACCTGCAAGTGCACACCCGCAGCCGTTTCAGCGAAAATGATCCAAGCCTGCATCAAGGGGACCCAGCCACAGCGACCCTCTGCTGCGCGTCCCCCGCTGATGCTGTTCAGGGCTGCCAGGCGCTCATGCTCTGCGTCAGTGATGACGCTGCCGTGGAGGCTGTGCTCTGGGGCGAAAACGGTGCCGGGCCTGCACTCGTGGAAGGGAGCCTGGTGATCGACTGCTCCACCATCAGCCCTTCCACATCCCAGCGCATGGCACAACGCCTGGCGCACCAAGGTGTGAGCTATCTCGACACCCCCGTCACCGGAGGAACGGAAGGAGCCAAAGCCGGCACGCTCACCGTGCTCTGTGGCGGCAGCGACGCCGATCTGGATCGCGCCATGCCAGTACTGGAGACGATCGGTGGCTCGATTCACCACTTCGGCGCTGTTGGCAGCGGCCAACAAGTGAAAGCAGTGAACCAGGTGCTGGTGGCCGGTAGCTATGCCGCCGTGGCAGAAGCCATCGCCCTCGGGCAGCACCTGCAGCTGCCGATGCAGCAAGTGGTGGATGCTCTCCGGAACGGCGCCGCCGGATCCTGGGCCCTCGAGCACCGATCCAACGCCATGCTCATCGATCACTATCCCCTCGGCTTCAAGCTGGCGCTCCATCACAAGGATCTGGGCATCGCTCTTCACGCCGCAGCCGAGGCAGGTCTGGACCTACCGATCACCCAGGCTGTGCAGGCTCAGGAACAGACCCTGATGGACGCAGGCCTGGGTGACGCTGATGTCTCAGCTCTGCGCAGACATCTGCCCAGGGTGTGA
- a CDS encoding DUF3604 domain-containing protein produces the protein MRIRALALTGVMALASGLSSCASGPGTPLESKAAASAVIEDSQCASGNRAYFGDTHLHTALSPDAGLAGTKLGLEGAYRFAKGETVTSNSGQKAALKRPLDFLVVADHAENLGLAQGLADSDPELLKSSLGQQLNEMLKAGQGREAFYLLVQKMAKGSEAKISNESFMQNVWKYNTEVAERFNDPGKFTALIGYEWTSQPGGGNLHRVVVFRDNKALADQILPFSNFDSENVEDLWRFMNFYEEKTGGRVLAIPHNGNLSSGTMFLPRHQKTGEPIDADYARMRHRFEPLVEVTQAKGTGETHPMLSPEDEFAGFNIVDNSNLGGIKPTTPDMLPYEYTRAALRRGLQLEQQLGVNPFKFGLIGSTDSHSSLPSTAEDNWWGKSPALEPSPERWKDVLIKSSKDPSLDLTALQLGASGLAGVWASGNTRTALWDAMNRKEVFGTSGTRLTVRVYGGYDYTGDEFEAADWAKRVCAKGVPMGGDLMAASEGQIPSLLVQARKDPDGANLDRIQVVKGWLDADGETQEQVFDVSWSDPDQRKPRADGKVPSVGSSVNEREATYTNTIGAPTLTGYWKDPAFDPTQKAFYYVRVLEIPTPTWLAYDRKNYNLYDEMPATAPYTSQERAYTSPIWYNPS, from the coding sequence ATGCGTATTCGTGCTCTGGCACTGACGGGGGTGATGGCTCTGGCCTCCGGGCTTTCCTCTTGCGCCAGTGGACCTGGCACTCCCCTGGAGTCCAAGGCCGCGGCATCGGCGGTAATCGAGGACTCACAGTGTGCCAGTGGCAACCGCGCTTACTTCGGTGACACCCACCTCCATACGGCGTTGTCGCCTGACGCCGGTCTGGCGGGGACGAAGCTGGGGCTGGAGGGGGCCTATCGCTTTGCCAAGGGTGAGACGGTCACCAGCAATTCCGGTCAGAAGGCGGCTTTAAAGCGACCGCTCGACTTTCTTGTGGTGGCAGACCATGCCGAAAACCTCGGCCTTGCTCAGGGCTTGGCGGACTCCGACCCTGAACTGCTCAAGTCGTCTCTCGGCCAGCAGCTCAACGAGATGCTCAAAGCTGGCCAGGGCCGCGAGGCTTTCTATCTGCTGGTGCAAAAGATGGCCAAGGGATCGGAAGCGAAGATCTCCAACGAGTCCTTCATGCAAAACGTCTGGAAATACAACACCGAGGTGGCGGAGCGGTTTAATGATCCCGGCAAGTTCACAGCGCTGATCGGCTACGAGTGGACGAGTCAGCCCGGCGGCGGCAATCTCCACCGTGTTGTTGTCTTCCGCGACAACAAAGCACTGGCGGATCAGATCCTGCCGTTCTCCAATTTCGATTCCGAGAACGTGGAGGATCTCTGGCGCTTCATGAACTTCTACGAGGAGAAAACTGGTGGGCGGGTGTTGGCCATCCCTCACAACGGCAACCTCTCAAGCGGCACGATGTTTCTGCCGCGGCACCAAAAAACTGGCGAACCGATTGATGCCGACTACGCCCGCATGCGCCATCGCTTTGAGCCTCTGGTGGAGGTGACGCAGGCCAAGGGCACCGGTGAAACCCATCCGATGCTTTCGCCGGAAGATGAATTCGCCGGGTTCAACATTGTTGATAACTCCAATCTCGGCGGGATCAAGCCCACGACGCCGGACATGCTCCCCTACGAGTACACCCGTGCCGCTCTGCGTCGGGGCCTTCAGCTGGAGCAGCAACTCGGTGTGAACCCGTTCAAATTTGGTTTGATCGGCTCCACCGACTCCCACTCCAGCCTTCCCTCCACAGCGGAAGACAACTGGTGGGGCAAGTCCCCGGCGCTTGAGCCCAGCCCTGAACGCTGGAAGGATGTGCTGATCAAGTCGTCGAAAGATCCGTCCCTTGACCTCACGGCGCTTCAGCTCGGTGCATCCGGTTTGGCGGGGGTGTGGGCTTCGGGCAACACCCGCACGGCGCTCTGGGATGCCATGAACCGTAAGGAGGTGTTCGGCACCAGCGGCACCCGGCTCACCGTCCGTGTGTACGGCGGTTACGACTACACCGGTGATGAGTTCGAGGCGGCGGACTGGGCCAAGCGGGTCTGTGCCAAGGGTGTGCCGATGGGTGGCGATCTGATGGCGGCCAGCGAGGGGCAGATTCCCTCCTTGCTGGTGCAGGCCCGGAAAGATCCGGATGGCGCCAATCTCGATCGGATTCAGGTGGTCAAGGGTTGGCTGGATGCCGATGGTGAAACCCAAGAACAGGTGTTCGATGTTTCCTGGAGTGATCCGGATCAGCGCAAGCCTCGTGCCGATGGCAAGGTGCCATCCGTTGGCTCGAGCGTGAACGAGCGTGAGGCCACCTACACCAACACCATTGGCGCTCCCACCTTGACCGGGTATTGGAAGGATCCAGCTTTTGACCCCACGCAAAAGGCCTTCTATTACGTCCGTGTCCTGGAGATCCCCACGCCGACCTGGCTCGCCTATGACCGCAAGAACTACAACCTGTACGACGAGATGCCTGCAACGGCTCCCTACACCAGTCAGGAGCGGGCTTACACCAGCCCGATTTGGTACAACCCCTCCTGA